Part of the Impatiens glandulifera chromosome 8, dImpGla2.1, whole genome shotgun sequence genome is shown below.
gttGATTGTAACGAAGTAAAACTTTAcaatattgttattaattaacatattatttaaataaaataaatgttaaaatagatGTTTAGAAGTAAAAGATAAAAATGGATGAATTTGTGGCGTGAAGAAATAGAATGGGACCCGCAATGGATATGATCGAAATGACCAGATTTCGAACCTAACTAAGGAATTTAGGTTATTATGGGTGGAGGGAACCGTTCAACGGCCATTATACTACTTAACcacttttttatttcttaatttagcAATCTTGTCTGttacaacttatatattttgacgGTTACACCTACAATTTCTcccagttttttttttctaaaggtCCCTTATGTGTTTTTGTACAATGATCCCTGTTCTAAGAATccaaatgattttaaatattagaacATTTCAagcacaatttttttattattctttattttcattaataatttcatcGTGAATAAGTGTCTATGAAATGAAATACATCGATCAATATTGTACAATACTTGTATCTTTAGCGACCCTAAGAATCGGGGGTGTCCAAatcgaaaaataaaaatgtattcttcattttttatttaatagttatattaattaatctaataaattagtattacttttaaaaataaaatagcatAATTTATTTGGTTAGATGTTAGGTTAACATATAGGGGGACATGTGGATCACATCTTGTTAGtgttattaatttgtatttttttttattttgggtgTCTTTTGAGCAATTAGGGTTCTCTGTGACCAAATTCAGTCTATACTCTCTCACAAAGGGTGTAATGATTAAAAGTGGTTATAGAGAattctaatgtttttttttttttttttttttgttgaagaaTACCCTATGCGCGGACAACTAACTGACCTTATATTAGGGTCAGCGCATAGCAAGCTAATGAATTGcacaaaaaaaactaaaactttCGACAtaataaaattctcaaaaataaataaataattgatgatgatattttagttatttattcaggtaatctattttatatgctaaaattaaaataattttgtctaAGTTCGATTCTtactagaaaaaaaatattaggttGAAAGTTGAAGAAATTTACTTTcgaatcatattaatttttctgaaaataaatttgattatatattattgtttatttcattttatttgatgttatatgatttgatttttttttatttttttttgttgaaagtGTATCAATGACTAAACTTTCCATTCATAATAATATGGTAACGTGtctttggagcttgtttgatcttggatttttttttttcttttttagaaaaaaaaacttatttgataaaaaaaataggctatttatgtttttaatttgtttaattattattttttatttaaaattaaaatataataaaattaaaatgaaattattttaattgataaaataaataatttaataattaaaataataataacatgatAAAAAGTTACAagtctaaataaataaataaaaaaacagattACACCTCGTGCAAAATCCATATTGTGATGTAATCATGAATTGAGTAATGGGCCGGATACATAGTGGGCCTTTGTAACAAATTAACCCGATTTATCAATTTAATCAAATCCCACTTGGACTTACTAAGATAAGAAAAccccttttatttattatagtcACATGTAAATAATCATGTAGAAAAGTGATTTGCTAATTAAAATCACagctaatttaatatatatatatatatatatatatatatatatatatatatatatatatatatatatatatatatatatatatatatatatattaaacaaattcatTGTTAACCGGGCAGGACCGGCCTCAGTAAGTCCAGTCAGTCCGAAgctttaacttttattttgttataagtttaaatttcactaaaaattatttttaatcattttttttaaaactagacatgaatcaacaaaataatattgacatttttttttactgaGAGTTGAAGAAGCAATattgtcattttttataatGGCTTGGGCAGTCAAAATTCGGTGACAACTCTGATGATTAATGATTCTCATacgttaaaaatgttaaaaatttagGACTAACatgatcaataaatatattaaaacaaacaaactaaaATACAAAGTCATCTATAGAGATTATTTTGGTGTGAAAtggtttaataatttaattttaaaaatattattgtgattgtatataatattttaaaaattacattttgaaaatatataattttgttgatttattaaaagtaaaataatagcATTACATGGTCCAAACCAAACAAGGTGTTAAAATAAGTCTTAacttaaacaaacaaatatataaataaaaaaattcgaTCATGAAAGGCGTGCGCAAATTAATTAAGACAcgtagtaataataattaaaataaaaagtcctaatataataatattatgcttttaactaattattttaataaaaatatatatattagatgtattaaacatttaatattcaattaaagatataatattataaataaatgaataaaaattgatatataaacactttgtaatttaatttaatttaaagatttaaaataacttttaagtGGTCAAAGATCACATTTTAAAAGCCATTCAATCTACAGTCTGGCCTAAGGCTAAATACTGGCTGTCTCCAGAAACATATTTTGACATCATTGATAACGTCAGCCATTATTTTATACACGTCTAgatcttaaataataaattattaaaataactttttagtttttttttttttaacaaattatgtcaAACTTAAAAACGAAATAAAGtggtatttatatttaaacattattcacattactttaatatgttgtttaagtatttataataaaattaaaaactaattttacctttaaaatataataaaacatttcaagaataaattatgaatatgtatatataacttattaaacTTTTGATAATAAACTTATTTGACACCAACCTATATAGTTCACCGTTTAAGTGCTTAaccatatttgattttatttatcagCAATAATTTAATCGATtgattaactaattaaaatagttcaaatataaaaaagtgatttttaagaaattaaaatcacatgttcttcaatttttttaacatgaGAGTCATTAACTTAATCgatcaataataatatcaagcaataaaaaaaacttgttaaaacttgtaaactaaatcaaaccacccatatgtatatataaatatttaagttaatatatttacataattttcttGCTAAAATCAAACCAcccatattataaatttaaattaaagtatacatcaacaattattattgtaatgttaTTATTACGAAGTCGAAGAGTTTCTATAACACAATGGGAAACATGttcaaattattctttttttcatgttattttttttaatcgttatgattaaataattcttatagttttataatatacaaaaagaaataataaaaattcaaaataaaatactaaattattctatatatatatatttttatgtaattataacattttaattcaaCTGATTTAATTTacataaagttatttaaaaataatgacttaaataccctaaaccctaattcaaacaaacccttgaatatataaaatgataaagtaATAATGAAGTTCTCGGAACCTTACCATCTACCGAATATTCGATCTGATTTGAGCCTATAAATGGCGGCCATGGTGTTCATTACAAACCTTCTTTCCATTCGCTGAACAATTCATTCATTCGCCCAATCGCTTATCTTCTTCCTTCCGGGTGcgttctttctttctctcttccttttctttttctttttcttcttcgttAGACTTTTCCTTTCTGTTTCAGCCTTGCTTGTTATTgatctttcttcatcttctttgtaAATCTGTAGATTATCCAATCAGATTCAGTTTTCCATCACCCGATTTCGATTTCGATCTGACCCAGATTGGATTAATCGATTCTGATTAGTTTTTCCAACATCAGATGCTATGATCTTGTTTCTCTAATGAGTTACGCCATTCTCAAGCGTCGGATCCGAATTCTTCATTCATTCTCCGTTGTTTTCCTCTACTGGTTCTACGACTTTTCATGAGCTAacttgattgattgattgatcatCTTGTTTTCTCTTATTCAATTGATACCTGATTATTTTCtaaaaccctaaccctagaaTTTATTAAACACCGAGAACAACGCTAACCCAGATCGAATTCGCTTTTGTTGAGTCCAATTAAGCCAATTTTATAAAGGAAAGGAGATATATTTTGTATGGATTCAATGAAACAGCTGAGTTCCGGATCCGATGTTGATCCTCGTTATGTTGGAGTGGAtgagaagaagaggaagaggatgATCTCTAACAGGGAATCGGCTAGGAGGTCTAGGATGAAGAAGCAACAGCATTCTGATACGTTGCTTAGTGAAATAACGCAGATTCAAGCTCAGAATAAGCAGTTGGATGATCAGATTAATGTGGTGGCTGCTAATTACTTTCAGTTTGAATCTGAGAACAG
Proteins encoded:
- the LOC124911685 gene encoding bZIP transcription factor 53 → MDSMKQLSSGSDVDPRYVGVDEKKRKRMISNRESARRSRMKKQQHSDTLLSEITQIQAQNKQLDDQINVVAANYFQFESENRVLKAQYDELTDRLRSLNSFLEIVGEVSGHAVDIHEMPQILLEPWQLPCQVQHTSSMFQC